A portion of the Roseovarius sp. SCSIO 43702 genome contains these proteins:
- a CDS encoding amidohydrolase gives MATSGKTAETALKGGRIWLGQGLGWAEAIAMADGKVMASGSDADIEGLIGSDTKVIDLKGRLATPGLNDVHMHLLPYGTAMAEVDLRPSAAPSIAAVKTALADRAATMPKGEWVIGRGYDHFAFDEKRHPTCAELDEACPDHPVYIVRTDGHLAVANSRAFELAGITADTPSPEGGLIEKKDGKLTGLVAETGREKLMNVMPKKTADELVESIVRGGEDLLTYGITSCMEAAIGIRDGWTEMEAYQKCHAEGRMPVRVYGTLMGDKTRSILERCMDEGLVTGNGDEIFRIGPVKIFTDGSAGGRTAAMKRPYMGGGPDDTGLLCIPDQDELNAMVLEAHKAGYQFAIHAIGDAAIEEVLNAYEAAYEAHPVKDRRHRIEHCGWLTGDQMERMKKMHVLPVPQPSFLYYFGDLYLTLLEEERVAASHPMRDWLNAGLHPQASTDCPVTEIAPMPVIYNMVTRKTSKGTVIGEDQKLTMEEALHAYTWASAYATHEETIKGTLADGQLADIAVFDRNLFEIDPEEILETRCDMTILGGNLVYERA, from the coding sequence ATGGCGACATCCGGGAAAACGGCGGAAACCGCACTCAAGGGCGGGCGCATCTGGCTGGGGCAGGGGCTAGGTTGGGCCGAGGCGATCGCGATGGCGGATGGCAAGGTCATGGCCAGCGGGTCGGATGCCGACATCGAGGGGCTGATCGGTTCGGACACCAAGGTCATCGACCTCAAGGGGCGGCTCGCCACGCCCGGGCTCAACGACGTGCACATGCATCTCCTGCCCTACGGCACCGCCATGGCCGAGGTCGATCTGCGCCCCTCCGCCGCACCGAGCATCGCGGCCGTCAAGACCGCGCTCGCCGACCGCGCGGCCACCATGCCCAAGGGTGAATGGGTCATCGGGCGGGGCTACGACCACTTCGCCTTCGACGAGAAACGACATCCGACCTGTGCCGAACTCGACGAGGCCTGCCCCGATCATCCCGTCTACATCGTGCGCACCGACGGGCATCTCGCGGTCGCCAACTCGCGCGCGTTCGAGCTTGCGGGGATCACCGCCGACACGCCGTCGCCCGAGGGCGGACTGATCGAGAAGAAGGACGGAAAGCTCACCGGTCTCGTCGCGGAAACCGGCCGCGAGAAATTGATGAATGTCATGCCCAAGAAAACCGCGGACGAGCTGGTCGAGTCGATCGTGCGCGGTGGCGAGGATTTGCTGACCTACGGCATCACCTCCTGCATGGAGGCCGCGATCGGCATCCGCGACGGCTGGACCGAGATGGAAGCCTACCAGAAATGCCACGCCGAGGGACGGATGCCCGTCCGGGTGTATGGCACGCTCATGGGGGACAAGACCCGCTCGATCCTCGAACGCTGCATGGATGAGGGGCTCGTGACGGGCAATGGAGACGAGATCTTCCGCATCGGCCCGGTCAAGATCTTCACCGACGGAAGCGCGGGCGGCCGCACCGCCGCGATGAAACGGCCCTACATGGGCGGCGGCCCCGACGACACCGGCCTTCTCTGCATCCCCGACCAGGACGAGCTGAATGCGATGGTCCTCGAGGCGCACAAGGCGGGCTACCAATTCGCGATCCACGCCATCGGCGACGCGGCCATCGAGGAAGTGCTCAACGCCTACGAGGCCGCGTATGAGGCGCACCCCGTCAAAGACCGCCGCCACCGGATCGAGCATTGCGGCTGGCTCACCGGGGACCAGATGGAACGCATGAAGAAGATGCATGTCCTGCCGGTGCCGCAGCCCTCGTTCCTCTATTATTTCGGCGACCTCTACCTGACACTTCTCGAGGAAGAGCGTGTCGCCGCCTCGCATCCGATGCGCGACTGGTTGAACGCGGGACTGCATCCGCAGGCCTCGACCGATTGCCCGGTGACCGAGATCGCGCCGATGCCGGTGATCTACAACATGGTCACGCGCAAGACGTCGAAGGGCACCGTGATCGGGGAGGACCAGAAGCTTACCATGGAAGAGGCGCTGCACGCCTACACCTGGGCCAGCGCCTATGCCACGCACGAGGAAACGATCAAGGGCACGCTTGCCGATGGGCAGCTTGCCGACATCGCGGTCTTTGACCGCAACCTC